The Solanum pennellii chromosome 11, SPENNV200 sequence tatagatgaaatatttattttaagtttcgaACTAAGCCCAAGCCCCAAGTCCAAGTTCAAGTCttctatattaaatatatattaatacaaatacgTACGTATAGAATTACATGATATCACTCAAAATGTCAAGCTAATagagtgataaaataataaatgaccATAAATGTTCGGGAAGATTCCACCCTAAAAGGATTATAAAGAATAGAATTCTTAACTGAATACTAAAAAATGTTACgtagataaagaaaataaaattgtatatttgtAATCTATcggtaatgaatatattctaCTTAATTATATCACGGTGATTGGAGCTTGATTCAACAAAGTccttatctattattatatgttgCACAAGTTATTATAAATACTCGTAATTGAAATAGTTATCGATAATTGTTCACTTCGCTCTTATGGAATTTGACTTAATACTTATGATGTGTTATTGAATAGTGTAAGATTTGACGCATTATCACATGAATATATCCAGTCAGAAACATTATTAAGTTCTTTGTACAATGCTTTTGTAACTACATGTGATCTCATAACAATATACATCTTGAAACGtcatcctaaaataatttaagcttaatcgccaaaatttaaggtgacatatctctaaattttttaatgaactattaatattctaaaatatatgaatttatatatatttaatttggtttattacttaataagtctataaaaaatcacatttttactataaaagccTAGCTCTATGTGATCTCCTAACAACGTACACTAATAACTctatcctaaaatatatttaataataattacaaaaaattcaagttgacatatttataaacttttaaaagtcattcttatcctaaaatatattagtaattatgaaattggtaTGTCAATTAATAAGTCCACAAAAAGATTTTACTATATAAGCtgaatgtaatatttttttcacatccaccatcaagaaaattttatatttttatatagtaTATTCCAAGTCAAGCAAGGTTTCTACTTACTAGCTTTATATTTACAAGTTTTTTTTACTGTCTGACTTTATGAATCCACTAATAtaaactaattattattatattttttgtgtagATATATTGAATACTTTCATCAACAATGATGCgttcaaaaagaagaaagtgaTCTTCATAATGGGGGCCACAGGAACGGGAAAATCCGGTCTCTCAGTTGGcctttccacccattttcgAGGAGAAATAATCAACTCGGATAAAATGCATGTTTACAAGGGACTTGAAATTATTACAAACAAGATCACACACACTATGAAAGAAGGTGTACGCCACTATTTGTTAGATATATCTGTTTATTCTCAAGAATACCTATATCAAATGACTAActagataattttatagtagtaattatagattctagtgaaaaatatactttactattaaaaaattatttctttcaattctgagaaagttaatttgatcaaattttcttaGGTGAAATTGAACCATATTCAGACTTCAAAGCTGAAAATTTTTGTTTGCAAGCTGTCgtctatatagaaaaaatactgAAGAGTCAACGTATTCCAATTATTGTTGGAGGGTCAAATTCATATATTGAAAAACTTGTAGAAGATCCTGtgttcatgttcaaatataagtatgatagtttctttatttggattgatGTTGAGCAATCAGTCTTGAACAATAGAGTTGACATGAGGTTTGATCAAATGGTCAAAGCAggttatttttgtaattattttatgtatcaatCAAGATATACTATCATGCAGCTAGCtaaaaaattttcttatataattttcttaataatacttttggttatcaaatatatgttctactaaaagaactcttctttaaatttttgttacATGCAGGGCTAGTGGATGAGGTGCGACAAATTTTCATTCCAGATGCAGATTACACCAAAGGAATCCGATGGTCCGTCGTTGTCCCTGAAATTGACAGATATTTAAGGGAAAAAACAAATATAGACGGAGATGATGAATCAAAGCAGATGATTATTCAAGTTTCAATTTAAAGTATCAAGCGTAATACTCGTATGTTAATTTGTAACCAACTAGACATGATTCAAGGATTAATAAGCGAGAAAATATGGTCAGTGCATCATATTGTTGCTAAGGACGTTTTCAAAGAAGATAGAGAAGAAGATCTTGACGAAGCATGGACGAATACTGTTTTGCAACCATGCCTAGATATTATGAAGAGATTTATCAAAAACTatcatcacaatattattattgagtgtACATAAACTGTCATTATCGCCATCTTCTGTTTTGGTCGCTTTTATTTTTAACCTATTTTGTACAATTTTGTATcgcattacaaatatatatgtgtgaTATGACCCTTATTTCTGTATATGTTACTCTTGTCTGTAAAAAAGTTCTTATctatagatgaaatatttattttaagttttgaaCTAAGCCAAGCCCCAAgtctaagtccaagtcttctatatttaatatatattaatataaatacgtACGTACACAATTACATGAGATCACTCATAATGTCAAGCTAATAGTGTGATAAAATAACAAATGACCATAAATGTTCCGGAAGATTCCACCCTAAAAGGATTTTGGAGAATGGACTTCGTAACTCAATACTTAGAAATGTTAAATagacaaagaagataaaatagtaTATATGTAATCTATCgataatgaatatattctacCTAATTCTATCACGGTTATTGAAGCTTGAGTCAATAAAGTCCTTATCTATTATTTTATGGTgcacaagttaatataaatattcttaattTAAATAGTTATCGATAATTGTTCACTTCGCTCTTATGGAATTTGACTTAACACTTATGATGTGTTGTTGAATAGTGTAAGATTTGACGCATTATCCCTTGAATATATTCCTTCAGAAATATTATTGAGCTCTTTGTACAATCCTTTTGTAACTACTTGTGATCTCATAACAATATACATCTAGAAACGtcatcctaaaataatttatgcttACTCGCCAAAATATAAGGTGACAtatctctaaattttttaatgaattattcTTAATctaaaagatattaatttatatatagttaattttgtttagttattaataagtatataaaaaattacatttttactataaaagccCAGCTCTATGTGATCTCCTAACAACGTACACTAAtaactgatacgctcaaacatacatctcaaataagaagtaaagcggtcgtatcatgtaaaaaacccaactaatgaggttgggatcgttcccacgaggaaaatagttcagacttaactttattctattattaatattatttaatcaattatatccctagaaaacaaaagacagtaagggggggggggttatttcaaaattaatgaaaataattaactaaactaaagtaaacaacatacagattcaaatcttggagcttaatcaattaataaaagtaaatagggcttaagtgttccccacaggttcctaacttgataattctaactataacaattttttcctagtatcttgcatgtaaagtgataagttatgtatctctaaatccttggtccggtatctagaaaattttactccgcaccttggtcatattacgtgtgttgctatactaacccttaccttcacctcatattaagcattgtatatgatatttgacaaagttattacctcgtaccaatctacactagcctattagatagtgtacactaaatctatgttgataattcttttcctattatctacctccttggttggcaagtagcattaaggcgagttctaacgttcgtcatccgttaaaaagacttctaaacgaaagaattatcaatacaagcaagacactattctagaattgctattttagttagattttacctcattattgaCCCAtgattcccacaaccctagttttggagtttagttactcatggtcataatcacactattcatatatttaatataagaattcatgcacatactttaatgagaaagaataaaatccagaaattcacttgattaatcaaacaAAACACCAACAATCAAATCCagaaaaaagtgtaacaattgctgaaattaatccttcaatacttgagtaagagaactaaagattatgaAAAAGTCCAACTCTGaaaaagtctaactatcaaaaagtctaacccccaaaacgaggttttccgaactatttataaaaaacaaaaacctaataaaagaaggattctaattactgaaaatttgTCAGAACgcgtctgggtcgacggatctcgtgacggaccgtcgtggtcacgatgggccgtaatggcctccgtcgtcccatacttcacaaattcatcttcttctttgttcattaccctcaacgaacaggtatgacggaccgttccaagcatgattgtccgtcgagggtctccattccattatacttaaacttcttgaaatttgggtactaggactactctATGATTATTACGACGAAGTAGCAGGACAGACCATCGTggatatgacggtccatcgtggacttccataatcccacactaggtcagacttccccatattccttcagcagcttcactacgatgccacctacggaccgtcacaagctcaacggaccgtcataagcttcgtaggtggtctcttctgcatttctcgctcaaaaaattccgcgttcatctttggacaaatttcctgcaaataaggataaagatacataaaaatcaatacaaaaaggcttttggacacacactaaacttaaggaaaaacattaaaaatatcgtgaaaccacggtacatctacaccctcaacttaaatttgttgtttgtcctcaagcgacgcactatgactcactacaaaatatTTGTACAATAGTGTCCAtatttagctttcgcaatcatttgaatatcaatcccgatcagtctcattatgtttatgcatgttataactatttggcttgaattatgtggaaccataccatgacacagactcaccacgtactgacacctatcctcttcaattccTCACCGAGGTGTTAATATTTtcgatattgcaactagtgtcctcacttcaaaacaacatcctcatttttcacacaatgattttagtttgattataaagaataattttgaacactcactctcagaacaaactcacaactcattcatacatattgccataagcttgcccttattttcactgctttatgTTCGcaatacaactcttaggatcacgataggactttcttagcttgtaacataggctcagagtcaggtagggtatatttaggtatacttcaGTGACTGGTTTCCCTCCTTTACATATCGGTTGagcgtcctaccttttcatctttttatgccgctctttttcttatattctttcaccttgctattttcccttctttcttcatttgtgtaagttactcttttcttttcttgcttgtatttattatattttttaatttcacttttctttcaattgttcttgattcactttactttttttctttctctctctttgttctttcaaccccactttccagagcattcctcatactagctaccctcaactcatggctttgcatgagtcaaagtacacaatacccaatgTTGGGTCAGGTCCacaaaaaggttgtttactacattagccaccctcaacttatggttttggcataagctgagctGCACATGTcaaaggagggaccagggccaacacattattccgaGAAAAGATCAGTttgggtgaaaaagaaaggtctattttaagctcaaatcatttggatcaaagagggattaatttcattcttttttttaggctaaaaattggctatattgaacaagggcctatgatcctttcctaattgtctattacagcttacacaggactaaccaggaaaattctagctcagtacaaatagtggactattcaaattttcctcatactcacttgacatctcattactctaccagattatcaaacacctagttcgagtcttagacttagggtcatgcagtggtgtatctcgaggtcatgcttagagccacacatttatcaattactgtgcctagccatgcatcattttcattacatcaggatatcatttttgttttagccatcatgcttcaaagttatactatgtacacaagatacagacatgccggttcaacaataaaaaataatctgtctcttggggaaaaagaacacaagcaagaaaaccccaaaagaggatcgtgaattgggctactcagacttcaccgtagcactcactttccatttaccccacccccaacaaaaagatatgcaattgtccccaattcataaaaaaaactgaaatacgagagtggtaggtaaAGCAAACCTGGGACGCAAAGCGCcggcgatcagcaagctggtgggtctggttccctagaacccactacctatgtagtctggacaccctcagtagtgtcctcatcaacaacagcactatcagtaCTTCCTcccgctgtctccacatctctggagctagatgccccggcagctgactctacagcccttATATGCACGCCTCCTCATCAGTAATCGAGGTTCTTCTCGCAGCCTgaatctcacggcgctccttcttcctttctctagactcatcctcctctcgacctctgcacctcttggcatgctctcaagggggaggtggtggaatctgaGAAGAGGCGAATAgagccgccaacactgtgtcctcacCAGGCTCTACAGAAGGGTCCTCGGACTCAGGctccctagcctctaggatcatatcaatatctgctcGCAGACTCTTCACCGCAGCCTGAAGGATTGACACGTCCAGtggaggggctggccgggcttgCACCCACAACTCAAAAGCAtctaagcgctgatgaacctcatcgatcttccgctctgtgtgctgtgCCATTTTACCCTCCATGCGCTCCTCCACCTCAGCAATAGATCTCTGGATCCAAGGTTGGATGTGATGCATAAGTGTGTCCATCTGAGCCTATAGTTTCTGGACCCTGGCAAGCGGGACTAGAGCAGGGAAAGGGGTTGAGCGAGAGGAGATAGAGGCAGTGCTACCACCCAGGATAGACttgaccggggtagtgtcagtggttgcTGAAGTAGCCTGCATAGCCATTCAAGCATGTGCTACATTATCAGCCAGATTTttaccaagtggaggcaactcttgaCGGCGCCAACTCACTGGCCTCATCGCTGATGATGGAGATATCAACACtgcccagcggagtcttgagTTGATCATGTGCCaaatgggcacacctgcggacctgcataaggaaaatatcatgcacgaaaaagggtaagtagtggtgACTTAGAAAGCCCTCTCTTGCATCACCGCGTATAAAAGCCAAAGGAAGTCAACCTCAAACTCGGCTATCATCGCTTCCatcagaactgcgcgatcccatgtaactatattatTAGCAGCcgtgggggagaggcagtggcAGACAAGCAACCATAAAatcttagccgtgaaggtcaagttatcCTTCTTGATGGCTCTATTCATCTCCATGACCCAGTCGGGGCCCTCTCCTTCAATAAATAAGTGTAGGGCCATcaacctcttggtggtctctctcagcgatggatCACataagaattggccatctttaacaattttCCACCGGTAGTtgaactcggcagtgagaggggtccttgTGGCATAAACATCCTCACCGTACAAATACCGCCGGATGGCTGGCAAGGAGATGTCAACCTGTATGCCTTGTACTCTAACGTGCTCAAGTGGGGCTTGTTTTgtgggggcagcccgcctatcgatctgtgatcggagagtagccacataagaggcgtaaaactctcggaccaactcctcactatagCGGCCCAAAGAACGAGTTGTCCACTCTAGCCGGTTTCTGGTGAAGAGTATGTGGATATCTGGCATGGTTCAGAGACTTCCCGTAAGCACCCGCCTCTCCAGTATTATTGTCCGTGTCATGAcacctttatcatttagaaacttggcatCTGAATGCACATGATATTGCCCATTGACAGAACACCGGTTAGGCTGGTCAGCAACCGGGGTGAGAACACAAGTCGGTGATCCTAGAGTGGAACaaggactgtcagcctcatcagacgaggcagaatGTGCAGCCGTGGCCGCTGCAGGGACTTCTGCGTACCCGGAGGCTTCTttcgaccacgaaactcctaaggaaccagacgctccttcttcttGTGTATCTatcccagaaggtgtgccggtcagtgtgcgatCCTCATCAGACTAGGGGCAGTGACAACCCCGGACGCCACCTTGTTGGGCGTAGATCTGGTTGCCCGTGCAGCTCGtgctggagtggcagtgcctgggggcacgtactcgggatcatgctcatcatcagagcctataaccaATCGGGAAGACCGGGCGACAGACTTTAAACGCCAAcatgcgtaaactcgatcttgtttcggttccattagagatagtacctgtaaagaatcattattagtattagaaGGAGCAAAAACGACAAGCAAAAACGACATAAAATTAACATAAGAGCAAACTTGTAATGATAACTCTGTAGGAACAGTGAAACatgacggaccaggtgacgacTCCTCatgagtatgacggaccgtcttggGGTccatcatgtcttacttcaactatgcttatgtggagacccctgaaggaaagtctctgacagttatgacggataagcaagacggaccgtcgtggtaaTGAAGGTCCGTCGTTTATGttcgtcagaggacacttagaaaaagttggagacccttaggactagGATCTCTAACCGTCATgacagttgtgcaggatggaccgtcgagggtacgacACTctatcgtagatgtccgtcgcatgtgtcagttggtggacacttagataaaacgaatagtggggtgttggaacagaccctatgacggtctgtcatgggTATGACAGttcgtcatcggggtctcgttctgtcattcaatGATAGAATTGAGCATGCCACAATTATACCCTGTGACTCAAATGGAATACTTAatgttaacctacatgtttcttACCCAAGTACCTAGAAACTaacaatgctaaagcaccaatTACTAGAGTTTAAATAAGGCAATTCGAGGACACTAAATCTAGCTCagacaaaatttgatcaaagaacaaagacccaccaaaacgaaataggctaatagtaattgaaaaacaaaaatgcaatgtaaatgagtagagatcagagacacatacctgagaagaggagaaaaacaagaaagtgaggcacttggttatcaagagcagaaccatagcagca is a genomic window containing:
- the LOC107003716 gene encoding adenylate isopentenyltransferase 5, chloroplastic-like; this translates as MGATGTGKSGLSVGLSTHFRGEIINSDKMHVYKGLEIITNKITHTMKEGEIEPYSDFKAENFCLQAVVYIEKILKSQRIPIIVGGSNSYIEKLVEDPVFMFKYKYDSFFIWIDVEQSVLNNRVDMRFDQMVKAGLVDEVRQIFIPDADYTKGIRWSVVVPEIDRYLREKTNIDGDDESKQMIIQVSI